From Synoicihabitans lomoniglobus, the proteins below share one genomic window:
- the cyoE gene encoding heme o synthase — MSDPATTSAADATPPQGGWGDYLELTKPRLSMLSVITAMVGYLVVDAPWAWGHFLATMIGTSACAGGVAALNQWMERDTDAKMDRTSDRPIPSGKVPDGAAFVLGWGLCMSGLALLFSFASALAATFALATIITYLAWYTPAKRWSRWSTEIGAIAGAFPPLIGYAAAHGGVEALGWVLFGILALWQIPHFMAIAWTYREDYGRVDFPMLPVRDRSGRSVALWSLVNTVALIVVCLLPSLWGDATWIYGSVTLALGVWFLIRAIAFTRVEGRDQSARKLFFASIIWLPLQLGALVVDRLFLL, encoded by the coding sequence ATGAGCGATCCCGCGACGACGTCCGCAGCGGATGCCACGCCCCCGCAGGGCGGCTGGGGCGACTACTTGGAGTTGACCAAGCCACGCTTGAGCATGCTTTCCGTGATCACGGCGATGGTGGGCTACCTCGTGGTCGATGCACCGTGGGCGTGGGGACACTTCCTCGCGACGATGATCGGCACCTCGGCCTGCGCGGGCGGCGTGGCGGCGCTCAACCAGTGGATGGAACGCGACACCGACGCCAAAATGGACCGCACCTCGGATCGCCCGATTCCGTCGGGCAAAGTCCCCGATGGCGCCGCCTTCGTGCTCGGCTGGGGCCTGTGCATGAGCGGACTCGCCCTGCTTTTTTCGTTCGCGAGCGCGTTGGCCGCGACCTTCGCGCTGGCCACGATCATCACGTATCTGGCGTGGTATACCCCGGCCAAGCGCTGGTCGCGCTGGAGCACGGAAATCGGCGCGATCGCCGGAGCGTTCCCGCCCTTGATCGGTTACGCTGCCGCGCACGGCGGCGTGGAGGCGCTTGGCTGGGTATTGTTCGGCATTTTGGCGCTGTGGCAGATTCCGCACTTCATGGCCATCGCCTGGACTTATCGGGAAGACTACGGTCGGGTTGATTTTCCGATGCTTCCGGTGCGCGATCGCAGCGGACGCAGCGTGGCGCTGTGGTCGTTGGTCAATACCGTGGCGCTGATTGTGGTGTGCCTGCTTCCCAGCCTGTGGGGCGATGCGACGTGGATCTATGGCAGTGTGACGCTGGCGTTGGGAGTGTGGTTCCTGATCCGGGCGATCGCTTTCACGCGAGTCGAAGGTCGGGACCAGTCGGCCCGTAAACTGTTTTTTGCTTCAATTATTTGGCTTCCGCTGCAACTGGGGGCCT